The Xyrauchen texanus isolate HMW12.3.18 chromosome 28, RBS_HiC_50CHRs, whole genome shotgun sequence genome has a segment encoding these proteins:
- the six4b gene encoding homeobox protein SIX4b: MSSSSSEVISADDIKRASARALENRGSVKLSVLDPAELSMENATSVSGIDAVRSELLDCTTASLAFSPEQVACVCEALLQGGNVERLSRFLWSLPQSDLLRGNESILKAQAIVAFHQARFQELYCILENHSFSPSNHPSLQDMWYKARYTEAEKARGRPLGAVDKYRLRRKYPLPRTIWDGEETVYCFKERSRNALKDMYKRNRYPSPAEKRNLAKITGLSLTQVSNWFKNRRQRDRNPSEAQSKSESDGNHSTEDESSKGQEDLSPRPLSSGSSSSAVHGTAPSTVYSDGGTTVIQQIGDVKMPSHTTAGMSFNGDLASVNAHYINGGAYVQSHGNNALLNGLGATGGHFLTFDPQRISHNSQERLLGGSSVSYAPYSMGVSETGSGKLENMQTLVSNEDGVIPSVVSFASAPSTPCTTSGALHLSSYSVVNLPGTESTMGLPPVMMPPSSNSSCHGSAPLGNVASDSAQHSNQTLLYTQTVKQEPLDVVGSYSYPSEMPLDQGNNLGYTASLFLSSNLSSSSSSGNCLPHTVTATVTSALSNTEVHHSLNQVGRGLQQDIRALSSDYRSQDVQLSLSTARVGEGRIRVVCGDLDMEGKELAKLQTVQMDDDSSDL; encoded by the exons ATGTCTTCTTCCTCGAGCGAGGTCATTAGTGCCGATGATATCAAGAGGGCGAGCGCAAGGGCATTGGAGAATCGTGGGAGTGTCAAGCTGTCAGTGCTGGATCCCGCGGAGTTGTCTATGGAGAATGCAACTTCAGTCTCGGGCATCGATGCGGTTCGTTCCGAACTTCTGGACTGTACAACGGCCTCGCTGGCCTTCTCTCCCGAGCAGGTCGCGTGCGTCTGCGAAGCGCTGCTGCAGGGAGGGAACGTGGAGCGACTGTCTAGGTTCCTCTGGTCACTGCCGCAGAGTGACCTGCTGCGGGGCAACGAGAGCATCCTGAAAGCGCAAGCGATAGTCGCTTTTCATCAGGCCCGCTTCCAAGAGCTCTACTGCATTTTGGAGAACCACAGTTTCAGTCCGTCAAATCACCCATCTCTGCAGGATATGTGGTACAAGGCGCGTTACACCGAAGCGGAGAAGGCGCGGGGTAGACCGCTGGGTGCCGTGGACAAGTACCGCTTACGCAGGAAATATCCCCTGCCTCGGACTATCTGGGACGGAGAGGAGACCGTGTATTGTTTCAAAGAGAGGTCTAGGAATGCGCTGAAGGATATGTATAAACGAAACAGGTACCCCTCTCCAGCCGAGAAACGCAATCTCGCCAAAATTACAGGACTTTCCCTGACGCAGGTCAGCAACTGGTTCAAAAACAGGCGGCAGAGAGACAGAAATCCATCCGAGGCGCAGTCAAAAAG TGAGTCAGATGGAAATCACAGTACAGAAGATGAGTCCAGTAAAGGCCAGGAGGACCTGTCACCACGTCCCCTGTCCAGCGGCTCTTCAAGCTCAGCTGTACATGGAACAGCCCCCTCTACAGTTTACTCAGATGGAGGAACAACTGTCATCCAACAAATCGGAGATGTTAAGATGCCCTCACACACAACTGCAGGAATGAGTTTTAATGGTGACCTTGCAAGTGTGAATGCTCACTACATCAATGGTGGAGCCTATGTTCAGTCACATGGAAACAATGCTCTCCTGAATGGACTCGGTGCCACAGGTGGCCATTTCTTGACCTTTGACCCCCAGAGGATCTCCCATAATAGCCAGGAGAGACTTTTGGGTGGATCTTCTGTGTCCTATGCACCTTATTCAATGGGGGTTTCAGAAACTGGATCTGGAAAGctggagaacatgcaaactcttGTTTCCAATGAAGATGGCGTAATTCCTTCAGTGGTCTCTTTCGCCTCTGCCCCTTCCACGCCCTGCACCACCTCAGGAGCGCTTCATCTTAGCAGTTACAGTGTGGTTAATCTCCCTGGAACTGAATCCACCATGGGTCTTCCTCCTGTTATGATGCCTCCATCTTCAAACTCATCTTGTCATG GCTCTGCTCCTTTGGGTAATGTGGCCAGTGACTCAGCCCAGCACTCAAACCAAACCCTGCTCTACACCCAAACTGTCAAGCAGGAGCCTTTGGATGTGGTTGGAAGCTACAGCTATCCCTCTGAAATGCCCTTGGACCAAGGCAACAACCTGGGCTATACAGCCTCCCTTTTTCTTTCTTCAAATCTCAGCTCTTCTTCCTCCAGTGGCAACTGTCTTCCCCATACTGTCACAGCTACGGTCACCTCTGCCCTCTCCAACACAGAGGTCCACCACTCTCTGAATCAAGTTGGACGTGGCCTCCAGCAGGACATTAGAGCCCTGTCCTCGGACTACAGGTCCCAAGATGTCCAGTTGTCCCTGTCCACTGCCAGGGTAGGAGAAGGCCGGATCAGGGTTGTTTGTGGAGATCTGGACATGGAGGGTAAAGAGCTGGCCAAGCTGCAGACTGTACAAATGGATGATGATAGCAGTGACCTCTGA